Proteins from a single region of Gordonia hongkongensis:
- a CDS encoding polyprenyl synthetase family protein produces the protein MTPTAEMTDSSAPPAQSASPAPDLHPITASTTDLELVEEVLAAHFRRHATTLQQVGGELTPAIDVLSARIGGGKRLRASFCLWGARGAAGGRSVAGIVEMAAAIELFHLAALVHDDVMDDSDVRRGLPTVHRHFADDHLCGRRRGDAERHGTAVAILVGDMCLSWSDDLAAAAVDDVSADIRRAVRDTWSVMRDEAYAGQYLDMLSQTEDTTDADRTARVLRYKSARYTIGQPLRLGGTLAGAPSALLEAYDRIGITAGEAFQLRDDILGVFGDEKVTGKPAIDDLREGKRTMLIAAAEESAGRMERRVLADGLGNPDLDADGAARMREVLYSTGAVERVEQRIADLHAEALGIVDAAPMDPASRHALTALIERCVWRRA, from the coding sequence ATGACACCGACCGCCGAGATGACCGACTCGTCGGCGCCGCCTGCACAGTCGGCATCCCCGGCTCCCGATCTGCACCCGATCACCGCCTCGACGACGGATCTCGAACTCGTCGAAGAGGTGCTGGCGGCGCACTTTCGTCGCCACGCCACCACCTTGCAGCAGGTCGGCGGGGAATTGACGCCGGCGATCGATGTCCTCTCGGCGCGGATCGGCGGAGGTAAACGCCTGCGCGCGTCGTTCTGCCTCTGGGGCGCCCGAGGCGCCGCCGGTGGTCGGAGCGTCGCGGGCATCGTCGAGATGGCGGCCGCCATCGAACTGTTCCATCTCGCCGCCCTCGTGCACGACGACGTGATGGACGACAGCGACGTCCGGCGCGGCCTGCCCACCGTGCATCGGCACTTCGCCGACGATCATCTGTGCGGCCGACGCCGTGGGGACGCCGAGCGCCATGGCACCGCCGTCGCGATCCTCGTCGGCGACATGTGCCTGTCCTGGTCCGACGACCTCGCCGCTGCCGCGGTGGACGACGTGTCCGCGGACATCCGACGCGCGGTCCGCGACACCTGGTCGGTGATGCGCGACGAGGCCTACGCGGGCCAGTACCTGGACATGCTGAGTCAGACCGAGGACACCACCGACGCCGATCGCACGGCACGGGTCCTGCGCTACAAGAGTGCGCGGTACACGATCGGTCAGCCGCTGCGTCTGGGCGGCACGCTCGCGGGTGCCCCGTCGGCGCTTCTCGAGGCATACGATCGGATCGGCATCACCGCCGGCGAGGCCTTCCAGCTCCGCGACGACATCCTGGGCGTCTTCGGCGACGAGAAGGTCACCGGCAAACCCGCCATCGACGACCTACGGGAAGGCAAGCGCACGATGCTCATCGCGGCGGCCGAGGAATCGGCGGGACGGATGGAGCGCCGCGTGCTCGCCGACGGTCTTGGCAATCCGGACCTCGACGCCGACGGTGCCGCGCGGATGCGTGAGGTCCTGTACTCCACCGGCGCCGTCGAACGAGTGGAACAGCGTATCGCCGACCTGCACGCGGAAGCGCTCGGCATCGTCGACGCCGCTCCGATGGACCCGGCGAGCCGGCACGCACTGACCGCCCTCATCGAACGTTGCGTGTGGCGGCGCGCATGA
- a CDS encoding monooxygenase, with the protein MTAPAGPTVELRVWGVDRVLPALGRMSSGRRVLRRTPGLRFAKLLGTGTARTFTLESADLRHWAALTVWHDADAASAASDSVVFRRWRESSTEELRITMRPLRSKGRWSRVDPFETVRSSTDHDASGPDWAGPVAALTRARLRPTKMASFWRAVPPVATELAGAQGNRLALGVGELPLGVQGTFSIWNSAQDLTGFAYRSPAHLSAVRRTAPSRWYAEELFARFAVTEVVGTYEGRPA; encoded by the coding sequence ATGACCGCTCCCGCCGGGCCGACGGTCGAACTCCGCGTCTGGGGTGTCGACCGCGTGCTACCGGCGCTCGGCCGGATGTCGTCGGGTCGACGGGTGCTGCGCCGTACTCCCGGTCTGCGTTTCGCCAAACTGCTGGGCACCGGCACCGCACGCACGTTCACCCTCGAGAGCGCCGACCTGAGACACTGGGCCGCGTTGACGGTATGGCACGACGCCGACGCTGCTTCGGCCGCAAGCGATTCCGTCGTGTTCCGCCGATGGCGAGAGTCCAGCACGGAGGAACTCCGGATCACCATGCGACCACTCCGGTCGAAGGGCCGTTGGTCGCGCGTCGACCCGTTCGAGACGGTGCGATCGTCGACCGACCACGACGCGTCCGGACCGGATTGGGCGGGCCCGGTCGCCGCGTTGACCCGGGCACGCCTCCGGCCCACGAAGATGGCATCGTTCTGGCGTGCCGTCCCGCCGGTGGCGACCGAACTCGCCGGGGCACAGGGCAATCGATTGGCCCTCGGCGTCGGCGAACTCCCGCTCGGGGTGCAGGGCACGTTCTCGATCTGGAATTCGGCGCAGGACCTCACCGGCTTCGCCTACCGCTCCCCCGCACATCTGTCGGCGGTTCGGCGGACCGCACCGTCGCGCTGGTATGCCGAGGAATTGTTCGCCCGTTTCGCCGTCACCGAGGTCGTCGGCACATATGAGGGGAGACCGGCGTGA
- a CDS encoding carotenoid biosynthesis protein: protein MSLLDGSTSHRSDQSSRSRRTDGTAPWNRGLVTLAWILLAATIGVQIAFPLTGGGTLPLTVASVLLLASASLVHVAATRGAAAAVALAVVAGGGGLIAESVGVSTGFPFGTYEYTDGLGLKVLGVPVLVPLAWIMMSWPALVVTRRLVRAMGIAGRWVGPATAVVGAYALTAWDVFLDPQMVDQGNWVWRYPTPSLPGVADIPLTNFAGWLLVSFLIVGMLDLLIRRDDPDATGSSGMDAVPVTAYLWTYFSSVMAHAVFFGRPSVALTGGLLMGVIAIPLLVVEIRGRRAGV, encoded by the coding sequence GTGAGTCTCCTGGACGGCTCCACTTCGCACCGATCGGACCAATCGTCGCGATCGCGGCGTACCGACGGCACCGCGCCCTGGAACCGCGGCCTGGTCACCCTGGCGTGGATCCTGCTGGCGGCGACGATCGGCGTCCAGATCGCGTTTCCGCTGACCGGTGGCGGCACCCTGCCGCTGACCGTCGCGAGCGTGCTGCTCCTGGCGTCGGCCTCGCTCGTCCACGTTGCCGCAACCCGCGGCGCCGCCGCCGCGGTCGCCCTCGCGGTGGTGGCCGGTGGTGGCGGGCTGATCGCCGAATCCGTCGGTGTGAGCACCGGGTTCCCGTTCGGCACATACGAGTACACCGACGGGCTGGGACTGAAGGTCCTCGGCGTCCCGGTCCTGGTCCCGCTGGCCTGGATCATGATGTCGTGGCCCGCGCTGGTCGTGACCCGACGACTCGTCCGTGCGATGGGCATCGCCGGACGGTGGGTTGGGCCCGCCACCGCCGTCGTGGGTGCTTATGCACTCACGGCGTGGGATGTGTTCCTCGATCCGCAGATGGTCGACCAGGGCAACTGGGTGTGGCGGTACCCGACGCCGTCGCTGCCCGGGGTCGCCGACATCCCGCTGACGAATTTCGCGGGCTGGCTGCTGGTCTCGTTTCTCATCGTCGGCATGCTCGACCTCCTCATCCGCCGCGACGATCCCGACGCGACCGGGTCTTCCGGGATGGACGCCGTGCCCGTCACCGCGTACCTGTGGACCTACTTCTCCTCGGTGATGGCGCACGCGGTGTTCTTCGGCCGTCCGTCCGTCGCCCTCACAGGGGGTCTCCTCATGGGTGTCATCGCCATCCCGCTGCTCGTCGTCGAGATCAGGGGTCGCCGTGCGGGTGTCTGA
- a CDS encoding phytoene desaturase family protein, with translation MTRVVVIGAGVGGLSVAMRLAATGHDVTVLEQFDDVGGKLGVIEHDGFIFDTGPSLVTMPHVFEELFDATGASIHDHLTLERLPVAARYRFPDGTELDMPGTLDDIPAALDAALGRGRGAQWSSFLERAQRAWDVTHEPFLESPMSIRTMIGGIATPTDVRTVAPWRTLRGLGEDYLDDPRLRMLLDRYATYTGSDPRRAPAALASVPWSEQAFGSWYVRGGLGRIATAMHDRLIELGGRVELGVEVDRISVDHTGRADGVVLSDGSRRPADLVVANADAQQVYDRLVPRRAARRPAALLRRTTPSLSGFVLLLALDHPPAAPHHQVLFAEDYDEEFDAVFGFRGSPRPVARPTVYISAPADPEIVPAPRTGAWFVLVNAPRHDPEHGVDWDAKGLADSYADQILEVMADRGLDVTGHVRHRLIVSPADLERRTRTPGGSIYGSSSNGPRSAFLRPSNTSPVPGLYLVGGSSHPGGGLPLVVMSAKIVAELIGPAVSH, from the coding sequence ATGACGCGGGTCGTGGTGATCGGCGCGGGCGTCGGCGGACTCTCCGTCGCGATGCGCCTCGCCGCGACCGGTCACGATGTCACCGTTCTCGAGCAATTCGACGATGTCGGCGGCAAACTCGGGGTCATCGAGCACGACGGGTTCATCTTCGACACCGGGCCGTCGCTCGTCACGATGCCGCACGTCTTCGAAGAACTCTTCGACGCCACGGGCGCGTCGATCCACGACCACCTGACCCTCGAACGGCTCCCCGTCGCCGCGCGCTACCGCTTCCCGGACGGCACCGAACTGGACATGCCCGGAACGCTCGACGACATCCCCGCTGCCCTCGACGCCGCACTGGGGCGTGGGCGAGGCGCTCAGTGGTCATCGTTTCTGGAACGCGCACAACGTGCCTGGGACGTCACGCACGAACCCTTCCTGGAATCGCCGATGAGCATCCGCACGATGATCGGCGGGATCGCCACGCCGACGGATGTGCGGACCGTCGCGCCATGGAGAACGCTGCGTGGACTCGGCGAGGATTACCTCGACGACCCGCGCCTGCGGATGCTGCTGGACCGCTACGCGACCTACACCGGTTCCGACCCGCGCCGCGCGCCGGCGGCGCTCGCGTCCGTGCCGTGGTCCGAGCAGGCATTCGGATCATGGTATGTACGAGGCGGATTGGGCCGCATCGCCACCGCGATGCACGACCGTCTCATCGAACTCGGCGGGCGGGTCGAGCTCGGTGTCGAGGTCGACCGGATCTCCGTGGACCACACCGGTCGGGCCGATGGCGTGGTGCTGTCCGACGGAAGCCGGCGCCCAGCCGATCTGGTCGTCGCGAACGCCGACGCCCAGCAGGTCTACGACCGTCTCGTACCGCGTCGCGCCGCGCGTCGGCCCGCGGCGCTGCTGCGACGGACGACGCCGTCGCTGTCCGGGTTCGTCCTCCTCCTCGCCCTCGACCATCCGCCCGCTGCGCCGCACCACCAGGTGCTGTTCGCCGAGGACTACGACGAGGAGTTCGACGCGGTCTTCGGATTCCGCGGCTCACCGCGTCCGGTCGCTCGACCGACCGTGTACATCTCGGCTCCCGCCGATCCCGAGATCGTGCCCGCCCCGAGAACCGGCGCGTGGTTCGTGCTGGTGAACGCACCCCGCCACGACCCCGAGCACGGCGTCGACTGGGACGCCAAGGGCTTGGCGGACTCTTACGCCGACCAGATTCTCGAGGTGATGGCCGATCGTGGACTCGACGTGACCGGCCACGTGCGCCACCGTCTGATCGTCTCGCCCGCCGACCTCGAACGTCGGACCAGGACACCGGGCGGCTCCATCTACGGGTCGTCGTCGAATGGACCCCGCTCGGCGTTCCTCCGGCCGTCGAACACCTCCCCGGTGCCGGGCCTCTACCTCGTCGGCGGATCGTCGCATCCCGGCGGCGGTCTGCCGCTCGTGGTCATGTCGGCGAAGATCGTGGCGGAGCTGATCGGTCCGGCCGTGAGTCACTGA
- the crtI gene encoding phytoene desaturase family protein, with the protein MSESRRVVVIGGGVAGLATAALLAHDGHDVELVEKNDDLGGRAGTWDRDGFRFDTGPSWWLMPEVFDHFFEMLGTSTAEQLDLVRLDPGYRVFFDDNGSDEKPIDVFGDQDRNRALFDEIEPGAGAALDDYLRTGRQAYDLAVERFLYTSFDSPRAFLGLPVLRHAKTLVTLLTTSLQSYIAARFTDRRLRQVLGYPAVFLGSSPERTPAMYHLMSWLDLADGVRYPNGGFTTLVDALERVARERGVRISTGTAATAILTRERAGKRSTPSRRRAEVAGVRVEGADGTPRELVADIVIGATDLHHLETRLLPRELQTFPERYWDRATSGPGAVLALLGVRGEIPELAHHSLFFTEDWKTNFDAIFESPTRVPDPASLYVCKPSATDPSVAPSDSENLFILVPVPPDPGLGRGGVDGGGDPDIEKVTDRAIAMIGQWAGVPDLADRVVVRRTIGPADFVDSVNSWCGGALGPAHTLRQSAFLRSTNRSRKVDGLFYAGSSTRPGIGLPMCLISAELIRKKLRGDRSVGPMPVATR; encoded by the coding sequence ATGAGCGAGTCCCGACGCGTCGTCGTCATCGGTGGCGGAGTCGCCGGCCTGGCCACCGCCGCCCTCCTCGCCCACGACGGGCACGACGTCGAACTCGTGGAGAAGAACGACGACCTCGGTGGTCGGGCCGGTACCTGGGATCGCGACGGGTTCCGCTTCGACACCGGTCCGTCGTGGTGGTTGATGCCGGAGGTGTTCGACCATTTCTTCGAGATGCTCGGGACGTCGACCGCCGAGCAGCTCGATCTCGTCCGCCTCGACCCCGGTTACCGAGTGTTCTTCGACGACAACGGGTCCGACGAGAAGCCGATCGACGTGTTCGGTGACCAGGACCGGAACCGTGCGCTCTTCGACGAGATCGAGCCCGGCGCGGGAGCCGCACTCGACGACTATCTGCGCACCGGCAGGCAAGCGTATGACCTTGCCGTGGAACGGTTCCTGTACACCAGCTTCGACTCGCCACGTGCCTTCCTCGGCCTGCCGGTGTTGCGGCACGCGAAAACGCTTGTCACGCTGCTGACGACCTCGCTGCAGTCCTACATCGCGGCCCGCTTCACCGACCGCCGGCTCCGCCAGGTCCTCGGGTATCCGGCGGTGTTCCTCGGTTCCTCGCCCGAGCGCACCCCTGCGATGTATCACCTGATGAGCTGGCTCGACCTCGCCGACGGTGTGCGGTACCCCAACGGCGGCTTCACCACCCTGGTCGACGCGCTGGAGCGGGTTGCGCGGGAACGGGGCGTACGCATCTCCACCGGCACGGCCGCGACCGCCATCCTCACGCGGGAACGCGCTGGGAAGCGGTCCACGCCGTCGCGTCGTCGCGCCGAGGTGGCCGGCGTCCGCGTCGAAGGAGCCGACGGCACACCGCGAGAACTGGTCGCGGACATCGTGATCGGTGCCACCGATCTGCACCATCTCGAGACTCGGTTGCTGCCCCGGGAACTCCAGACCTTCCCCGAACGGTACTGGGACCGCGCCACCTCCGGCCCGGGGGCGGTGCTCGCACTCCTCGGCGTACGCGGTGAGATTCCCGAGTTGGCGCATCACTCCCTGTTCTTCACCGAGGACTGGAAGACCAACTTCGACGCCATCTTCGAGAGTCCCACGCGCGTACCGGACCCGGCGTCGCTCTATGTGTGCAAGCCGTCGGCCACCGACCCGTCGGTCGCGCCGTCGGACTCGGAGAACCTCTTCATCCTGGTGCCCGTCCCGCCCGACCCGGGTCTCGGCCGCGGCGGCGTGGACGGCGGCGGCGACCCCGACATCGAGAAGGTGACCGACCGGGCCATTGCGATGATCGGACAGTGGGCAGGTGTTCCCGACCTCGCCGATCGTGTCGTCGTCCGCCGCACCATCGGCCCCGCGGACTTCGTCGACTCGGTCAACTCGTGGTGCGGCGGAGCCCTCGGCCCGGCGCACACGCTGCGGCAGAGCGCGTTTCTGCGCTCGACGAACCGGTCACGCAAGGTCGACGGCCTCTTCTACGCCGGGTCGAGCACGCGTCCCGGCATCGGCCTGCCGATGTGCCTGATCAGCGCCGAACTCATCCGGAAGAAGCTCCGCGGCGACCGGTCGGTGGGGCCGATGCCGGTCGCGACACGCTGA
- a CDS encoding phytoene/squalene synthase family protein — MMHIPGHTQVIPPHRRYDEVAEACAAMVIRSYSSSFGLASRLLTPRIRRDVQNIYALVRVADEIVDAPRPEQGLVDRSNELDQLEEQTSVALVTGSSSNLVVHAFAQTARRVGIDLDLVGPFFDSMRSDLTQVQHDFESLATYIYGSAEVVGLMCLRAFLADEPKSAAQYDHLAPGAQRLGAAFQKINFLRDFGEDSDGLGRRYLVGLDPDDPADSAWSLWLDDIDLDLTAAAAAIPHLPASSRVAVCTAHDLFAELTARLRESSATEARRTRVRVPNAGKAKIAAAAVARRGMPRPARADAAGLNRRKSNV; from the coding sequence ATGATGCACATTCCCGGTCACACTCAGGTGATCCCACCGCACCGGCGATACGACGAGGTCGCGGAAGCCTGTGCGGCGATGGTGATCAGGTCGTACTCGAGTTCGTTCGGACTCGCTTCGCGTCTGCTCACGCCGCGGATTCGGCGCGACGTCCAGAACATCTACGCGCTCGTGCGGGTGGCCGACGAGATCGTCGACGCCCCGCGCCCGGAGCAGGGGCTCGTTGACCGCAGCAATGAACTCGACCAGCTCGAGGAGCAGACCAGCGTCGCGCTCGTCACCGGGTCGAGCAGCAACCTCGTCGTCCACGCCTTCGCGCAGACCGCCCGCCGGGTCGGCATCGATCTTGATCTGGTCGGCCCGTTCTTCGACTCGATGCGCAGCGATCTGACCCAGGTCCAGCACGACTTCGAGTCGCTGGCCACCTACATCTACGGCTCGGCCGAGGTGGTCGGTCTGATGTGCCTGCGGGCGTTCCTCGCCGACGAGCCGAAATCCGCCGCCCAGTACGACCACCTCGCACCCGGCGCCCAACGGCTGGGCGCGGCCTTCCAGAAGATCAACTTCCTCCGCGACTTCGGCGAGGACAGCGACGGGCTGGGGCGGCGCTACCTGGTCGGCCTCGATCCCGACGATCCGGCGGACTCCGCCTGGTCGCTCTGGCTGGACGACATCGACCTCGACCTGACCGCCGCTGCGGCCGCCATCCCGCACCTGCCGGCGAGCAGCCGCGTCGCGGTGTGCACCGCGCACGACCTGTTCGCCGAGCTGACGGCCCGCCTTCGCGAGTCGTCGGCCACCGAGGCCCGCCGTACCCGCGTCCGCGTCCCGAACGCCGGGAAGGCGAAGATCGCGGCGGCCGCCGTCGCCCGCCGCGGTATGCCGCGACCCGCACGTGCCGACGCCGCCGGTCTGAACAGAAGGAAGAGCAACGTATGA
- the idi gene encoding isopentenyl-diphosphate Delta-isomerase, which produces MTNDSVVLADADGRPCGTADREGVHGPDTPLHFAFSCHLVVDGRILMTRRALSKRSWPGVWTNSFCGHPRPGEDVVDAVHRYARRELGIEVADVRCILPDFRYRAVDASGIVENEICPVFVARPLGTLRPDPDEVAEHAWADVADVWSLVANTPWAVSPWFVEQVRQLPTDDPGSVYDTHPVMSRASNS; this is translated from the coding sequence ATGACGAACGACTCGGTGGTTCTCGCCGACGCCGACGGCCGCCCGTGCGGCACCGCCGACCGCGAGGGGGTGCACGGACCGGACACCCCGCTGCACTTCGCCTTTTCGTGCCATCTCGTCGTCGACGGCCGCATCCTCATGACACGCCGGGCGTTGTCCAAGCGCAGCTGGCCCGGGGTGTGGACCAACTCGTTCTGCGGTCATCCGCGCCCCGGCGAGGACGTCGTCGACGCCGTGCACCGGTATGCCCGGCGCGAGCTCGGTATCGAGGTGGCCGATGTCCGCTGCATCCTGCCGGACTTCCGGTACCGGGCGGTCGACGCGAGCGGCATCGTGGAGAACGAGATCTGCCCGGTGTTCGTCGCACGTCCGCTGGGAACACTTCGACCGGATCCCGATGAGGTCGCCGAGCACGCCTGGGCCGACGTCGCCGACGTGTGGTCGCTCGTCGCGAACACCCCGTGGGCGGTCAGTCCGTGGTTCGTCGAGCAGGTGCGGCAGCTGCCGACCGACGACCCCGGTTCGGTCTACGACACCCATCCGGTGATGTCCCGGGCGTCGAATTCATGA
- a CDS encoding CDP-alcohol phosphatidyltransferase family protein, which yields MSAEPERAGRSLTAASGAERTTSARDEALDSWSKLHGGLDPRASFWVRNWVLVSHACARPLARLGLTPNTVTALGVIATAIALCLTILGDWWPLLAALVIVLAALLDGIDGAIAAQTGTASRWGRINDSVADRFSDVMLVGIVVVVGAPPWLGATIAVLTLILEITRATAQAVGMKGPGTVTVWERPSRVILAVVATVSAGSWWCSGLSSAVASGLALFIAAIGAALALIGTVQLGIAVRRQTRRLG from the coding sequence GTGTCCGCGGAGCCTGAGCGAGCGGGCCGGAGCCTCACGGCGGCGTCGGGTGCGGAGCGGACGACGAGCGCCCGGGACGAGGCACTCGACTCGTGGTCGAAGCTCCACGGAGGGCTCGATCCGCGCGCGAGTTTCTGGGTCCGGAACTGGGTGCTCGTCAGCCACGCCTGCGCGCGACCGTTGGCCCGACTGGGCCTCACGCCGAACACCGTGACAGCTCTCGGAGTCATCGCCACCGCGATCGCGCTGTGCCTGACCATTCTCGGCGACTGGTGGCCGCTGCTCGCCGCACTCGTCATCGTCCTGGCGGCGCTCCTCGACGGGATCGATGGTGCCATCGCGGCCCAGACCGGAACGGCCTCGCGGTGGGGGCGTATCAACGACTCGGTGGCGGACCGGTTCTCGGACGTGATGCTCGTCGGCATCGTGGTGGTCGTGGGTGCACCGCCATGGCTCGGCGCGACGATCGCGGTGCTCACCCTCATCCTCGAGATCACCCGCGCCACGGCCCAGGCGGTGGGCATGAAGGGGCCAGGGACGGTCACCGTGTGGGAGCGGCCGTCGCGGGTGATACTGGCGGTCGTCGCCACTGTGAGTGCGGGTTCGTGGTGGTGCTCGGGACTGAGCTCAGCCGTCGCGTCCGGCCTGGCTCTATTCATCGCGGCAATCGGCGCGGCACTGGCGTTGATCGGGACGGTCCAGTTGGGGATCGCGGTGCGGAGGCAGACCCGACGGCTCGGATGA
- a CDS encoding YhjD/YihY/BrkB family envelope integrity protein, protein MTRDTTIREQTTTFDVRALVTDVRHVLGRGDLAAAAATLTYFAAIAVVPWALLGIWSTTWLRGPSAEESLAELRVLIPPAMGGRGVFDEAVAVGTGLTLMGALVLLFPASFYGEGLRRACMTLYPREDRFTGWRSRIWVLGLVVVVPPLAYVVVGVAGTLTTFAPEGGGTGGFGDLVVRIVVEFIVVWMLVTVALTWVYWKVTPGEPSLGVAAASALGTASFIAGFTQGFLLFLSLPIDVGIPYGGLRVIGGVVAVGLWLYVAHVIVIIGWAFGQAIEKQRRGRVRGA, encoded by the coding sequence GTGACTCGCGACACCACGATCCGCGAGCAGACGACGACGTTCGACGTGCGTGCGTTGGTGACCGATGTGCGCCATGTACTGGGCCGCGGCGACCTCGCCGCGGCTGCTGCCACCCTCACCTACTTCGCGGCGATCGCCGTCGTGCCGTGGGCGCTGCTGGGGATCTGGTCGACGACCTGGCTCCGCGGCCCGTCCGCCGAGGAGTCCCTGGCGGAGCTGCGCGTCCTCATCCCACCGGCCATGGGCGGCCGTGGCGTGTTCGACGAGGCCGTCGCGGTCGGTACCGGACTGACGCTGATGGGCGCACTGGTGTTGCTGTTCCCGGCGTCGTTCTACGGCGAGGGTCTTCGCCGCGCGTGTATGACGTTGTATCCGCGCGAGGACCGGTTCACGGGATGGCGGTCTCGGATCTGGGTGCTGGGATTGGTGGTCGTCGTGCCGCCACTGGCGTATGTGGTCGTCGGCGTCGCGGGCACACTCACGACGTTTGCGCCCGAGGGAGGCGGAACGGGTGGTTTCGGCGACCTCGTGGTCCGGATCGTGGTCGAGTTCATCGTCGTGTGGATGCTGGTCACGGTGGCCCTGACCTGGGTGTACTGGAAGGTGACGCCCGGTGAGCCATCACTCGGGGTGGCGGCGGCCAGCGCTCTCGGCACCGCGTCGTTCATCGCCGGATTCACCCAGGGCTTCCTGCTGTTCCTGTCCCTGCCGATCGATGTCGGGATCCCGTACGGGGGTCTCCGGGTGATCGGCGGGGTGGTCGCGGTCGGTTTGTGGCTGTACGTCGCGCACGTCATCGTCATCATCGGATGGGCGTTCGGGCAGGCGATCGAGAAGCAGAGGAGGGGACGTGTCCGCGGAGCCTGA
- a CDS encoding LysE/ArgO family amino acid transporter, producing MTAYLVPTLAGLLTGAGLIIAIGPQNVFVLRQGVARRHTGQIVAVCALSDVVLIVAGVAGLGALVAAHPEVVTFAKAAGGLYVGALGVMAARRCVRSDEAIAAADEIGAESTGRWVAVGTALALTWLNPHVYLDTVITMGAIANGHGNGKWAFAFGACIASVLWFTALGGGARRLSGFFASPRAWKMLDAVVAVIMLGMAIALFASI from the coding sequence GTGACCGCCTACCTCGTACCGACACTTGCCGGGCTTCTCACCGGCGCCGGTCTGATCATCGCCATCGGACCCCAGAACGTTTTCGTGCTGCGTCAGGGCGTCGCCCGCAGGCACACCGGTCAGATCGTGGCGGTCTGCGCCCTCTCCGACGTCGTACTCATCGTGGCAGGGGTGGCCGGCCTCGGCGCGCTCGTCGCCGCGCACCCGGAGGTGGTGACGTTCGCGAAAGCGGCCGGCGGACTGTATGTCGGGGCGTTGGGCGTCATGGCCGCCAGACGCTGTGTGCGCAGTGACGAGGCCATCGCAGCCGCTGACGAGATCGGGGCCGAGTCCACCGGCCGCTGGGTGGCGGTGGGTACGGCCCTGGCTCTGACCTGGCTCAACCCGCACGTCTACCTCGACACGGTCATCACCATGGGTGCCATCGCCAACGGCCACGGAAACGGCAAGTGGGCGTTCGCCTTCGGTGCCTGCATCGCGAGTGTCCTCTGGTTCACCGCGCTCGGCGGCGGAGCTCGGAGACTGTCCGGATTCTTCGCGAGTCCGCGGGCGTGGAAGATGCTCGACGCGGTGGTCGCGGTCATCATGCTGGGGATGGCGATCGCGCTGTTCGCGTCGATCTGA
- a CDS encoding TetR/AcrR family transcriptional regulator, whose amino-acid sequence MPKISDERKLERSRQILAAARRCFVDKGFHRASMSDVIRESGLSAGAVYSYYSSKEELIAAVARSIFAAYESGISSFDDPVEQPPSPEAVVRALAERVLLEIAPMTDGFRMVLTVWGEAANNPELRETVRDIIRGLRGVFERVLTAWRAAGHELPAEPAVLAQVMVSAMQGVVVQQGLVGDVDVTDYIEALCAVLRGIGLGDDASTI is encoded by the coding sequence ATGCCCAAGATCAGCGACGAACGCAAGCTCGAAAGAAGCCGGCAGATCCTCGCCGCCGCTCGCCGATGCTTCGTCGACAAGGGGTTCCACCGTGCGTCGATGTCTGACGTGATCCGGGAATCCGGGCTCAGTGCGGGTGCCGTCTACTCGTACTACTCGTCGAAAGAAGAACTGATCGCCGCCGTTGCGCGGTCGATCTTCGCCGCCTACGAGTCGGGGATCAGCAGCTTCGACGACCCGGTAGAGCAACCCCCGTCGCCTGAGGCGGTTGTACGCGCGCTGGCCGAACGGGTCCTGCTGGAGATCGCGCCGATGACCGACGGCTTCCGGATGGTCCTGACGGTATGGGGTGAGGCCGCCAACAACCCGGAGCTGCGCGAGACCGTGCGCGACATCATCCGTGGGCTGCGGGGCGTCTTCGAACGCGTGCTGACGGCCTGGCGGGCCGCGGGCCACGAATTGCCCGCGGAGCCTGCGGTGCTCGCGCAGGTGATGGTCTCGGCGATGCAGGGGGTGGTCGTTCAGCAGGGCCTGGTCGGCGACGTGGACGTCACCGACTACATCGAGGCCTTGTGCGCGGTTCTACGCGGCATCGGACTGGGCGACGATGCGTCCACAATCTGA